Sequence from the Sphingobacteriales bacterium genome:
GCTTTTTCCTGTCTTTTTTGGGAACTCCCTGCAATTCCATAATAAATTCCACATTTTCTTCGGCAGTCAGCACCGGAATCAGGTTGTATGCCTGAAAAACAAAACCAATATTACGCAGTCGAAACAGGGTCAGTTTCCGGTTGTTTAATGTCTTAAGCGGAATGTTTTCAACAATAATTTCTCCGCTGGTCGGCTTGTCAAGTCCGCCTATAAGGTTTAACAAAGTGGTTTTTCCGGAGCCACTCGGCCCCACGATTGCGGCAAACTCACCTTCTTCAAAATCGAGGCTTATTCCATTCACGGCATGTACGGGGATGGTTTTTTCATCATAGATTTTGTGAAGATCTTTTAATTTAAGTACTTTCATCGTTTTATCGTTTAATTCATTTATTCAGTACGAATGGCATCGGCAGGATCGAGGCGAATGGCTTTCCTTGCCGGATATATGGCCGACACTATTCCAAGTAAAATGACAAGGATGGAAATGATAATGATGGAGCCGGGTTCCAGGTTGGTATAAACGGTAGTCGAATATCCGTACATCTCAAAACCTGAAAACATCTCCAGTTTAAGCGGATGGACGGAAAAGTATTTTATGACGCCATAGCCTATCAGTATGCCGGCAATTCCTCCGGTAAAAGACAGGTAAACCGATTCAAGGACAATCATCCTGAAAA
This genomic interval carries:
- a CDS encoding ABC transporter ATP-binding protein codes for the protein MKVLKLKDLHKIYDEKTIPVHAVNGISLDFEEGEFAAIVGPSGSGKTTLLNLIGGLDKPTSGEIIVENIPLKTLNNRKLTLFRLRNIGFVFQAYNLIPVLTAEENVEFIMELQGVPKKDRKKRVHELLQAVGLGDKMKVRPSKLSGGQQQRVAVARALASKPRFILADEPTANLDSKSAQNLLEIMEKLNREEKITFIFSTHDQRVVSLARRVITMEDGKVVKDEVIHP